Proteins encoded within one genomic window of Bradyrhizobium sp. 186:
- a CDS encoding nitronate monooxygenase: protein MRSDRLHHFRDRLSLPLIAAPMFLVSGVELVIAACRSGVIGSFPTVNCRSTEQLDEWLTEIDTRLQHHADRTGCKPAPICPNLIVHRSNARLEQDLDVLLRHKPEIVITSVGSPAPVLKPLHDAGALVLADVASIRHAERAAEAGADGLVLLTAGAGGQTGWLNPFAFVRAVRTFFDGIIVLAGGISDGCALHAAEVLGCDLAYMGTKFIATPESMADDRYKQMLVASSADDIVLTTAFTGLQTNMLKPSIIAAGLDPDNLPARGAIDIGKDIDLAARETRPKRWRDIWSGGHSTSGVAEVLAVDDLVARTLSEYREARGR, encoded by the coding sequence GTGAGGTCCGATCGACTGCACCATTTCCGCGATCGTCTCAGCCTGCCCCTGATCGCGGCGCCGATGTTTCTGGTCTCGGGCGTCGAGCTCGTGATCGCCGCTTGCCGCAGCGGCGTGATTGGCAGTTTTCCGACGGTGAATTGCCGCAGCACGGAACAGCTCGACGAGTGGCTCACCGAGATCGACACGCGATTGCAGCATCATGCCGACCGGACCGGGTGTAAGCCGGCGCCGATCTGCCCCAACCTGATCGTGCATCGCTCCAACGCGCGGCTTGAGCAGGACCTGGATGTGCTGCTGCGGCACAAGCCCGAGATCGTCATCACCTCGGTCGGCTCGCCCGCGCCCGTGCTGAAGCCTCTGCATGACGCCGGCGCGTTGGTGCTCGCCGACGTTGCCTCGATCCGTCACGCCGAGCGTGCGGCGGAAGCGGGCGCGGATGGGCTCGTTCTGCTTACGGCGGGCGCCGGCGGCCAGACCGGCTGGCTCAACCCGTTTGCCTTCGTCCGCGCGGTGCGCACATTCTTCGACGGCATCATCGTGCTTGCGGGTGGCATCAGCGACGGCTGCGCGCTGCACGCAGCCGAGGTGCTCGGCTGCGATCTCGCCTATATGGGCACGAAGTTCATTGCCACGCCCGAGAGCATGGCGGATGACCGCTACAAGCAGATGCTGGTTGCGAGCAGCGCCGACGACATTGTGCTGACCACCGCGTTCACTGGGCTCCAGACCAACATGCTGAAGCCGTCGATCATCGCCGCCGGCCTCGATCCGGACAACCTGCCGGCGCGCGGCGCGATCGATATCGGCAAGGACATCGACCTCGCCGCGCGCGAAACCCGTCCAAAACGCTGGCGCGACATCTGGAGCGGGGGGCACTCGACGTCGGGCGTCGCCGAGGTGCTCGCAGTGGACGATCTCGTCGCGCGGACGCTGTCTGAATATCGCGAAGCGCGCGGACGCTAG
- a CDS encoding thioesterase family protein — MTAIYRVDGNSVVTSPDAAGPWDRCMQHGSAPASLVTWAAERIPTQVAVDIARVTIDLMRPVPVAPLTIATEVLREGRKIQLCGIKLLADGVQVVGATVLKIKRQALTLPDDVKALPVELPSPEDSLVEDGHAATSPFVRSVSMRAARGRFGQAGAGAIWFRVAHPLIEGEAVSQAMRAVVAADFSNGTASTLDFRAWTYINADLTVSFSRQPVGEWILLDGESWIGPDGTGLAMSRLADRQGYFGRAVQSLVIEKR; from the coding sequence ATGACCGCCATCTACCGCGTCGACGGCAACAGCGTGGTCACGAGCCCCGATGCCGCGGGCCCGTGGGACCGATGCATGCAGCACGGCTCGGCACCAGCCTCGCTGGTGACGTGGGCGGCCGAGCGCATCCCGACGCAGGTCGCGGTGGATATCGCCCGCGTCACCATCGACCTGATGCGGCCGGTGCCGGTGGCGCCGCTCACGATTGCGACCGAGGTGTTGCGCGAGGGCCGCAAGATCCAGCTCTGCGGCATCAAGCTGCTCGCCGACGGCGTGCAGGTCGTCGGCGCGACCGTGCTCAAGATCAAGCGCCAGGCGCTGACCTTGCCCGACGACGTCAAGGCGCTGCCGGTCGAATTGCCCTCGCCCGAGGACTCGCTGGTCGAGGACGGCCACGCCGCCACCAGCCCGTTCGTGCGATCGGTCTCGATGCGTGCCGCGCGCGGCCGCTTCGGCCAGGCCGGCGCCGGTGCGATCTGGTTTCGCGTCGCCCATCCCCTGATCGAGGGCGAAGCGGTCTCGCAGGCGATGCGCGCGGTGGTCGCCGCCGATTTCTCCAACGGCACCGCCTCGACGCTCGACTTCCGCGCATGGACCTACATCAACGCCGACCTCACCGTGAGCTTTTCGCGCCAGCCGGTCGGCGAGTGGATCCTGCTCGACGGCGAATCCTGGATCGGTCCCGACGGCACGGGCCTTGCGATGTCGCGGCTCGCCGACCGGCAGGGCTATTTCGGTCGCGCGGTGCAGAGCCTCGTGATCGAGAAGCGGTGA
- a CDS encoding nitronate monooxygenase family protein: MSMPALFKGRLSIPVIGSPLFIISVPDLVIAQCKAGVVGSFPSLNARPPELLDEWLARITEELAAYDRAHPDKPSAPFAVNQIVHKSNNRLDHDMQLCAKYKVPMIISSLGAREELNQAVHGWGGIVFHDVINQKFAHKAIEKGADGLILVAAGAGGHAGTISPLAFVAETRKWFDGPIALSGAIGNGKAIRAARILGADFAYIGSAFIATKEANAVENYKEMIAGATADDIVYSNLFTGVHGNYLKPSILAAGMDPENLPTSDPSKMNFGTDASGERAKPKAWKEIWGSGQGIGSVEKVMPAAELIARFKKEYDEAIDPPL, translated from the coding sequence ATGTCCATGCCCGCCTTGTTCAAAGGGCGCCTCTCGATCCCCGTGATCGGTTCGCCGCTCTTCATCATCTCGGTGCCCGATCTCGTGATCGCGCAGTGCAAGGCGGGTGTGGTCGGCTCGTTTCCGTCGCTGAACGCGCGTCCGCCGGAGCTGCTCGACGAGTGGCTGGCGCGGATCACCGAAGAGCTCGCGGCCTATGACCGCGCGCATCCCGACAAGCCGTCGGCGCCGTTCGCGGTCAACCAGATCGTGCACAAGTCGAACAACCGGCTCGACCACGACATGCAGCTCTGTGCCAAGTACAAGGTGCCGATGATCATCTCCTCGCTCGGCGCGCGCGAGGAACTCAATCAGGCCGTGCACGGCTGGGGCGGCATCGTCTTCCACGACGTGATTAACCAGAAATTCGCGCACAAGGCGATCGAGAAGGGCGCCGACGGCCTGATCCTGGTCGCCGCCGGCGCCGGCGGCCATGCCGGCACCATCTCGCCGCTGGCGTTCGTCGCTGAAACGCGAAAATGGTTTGATGGCCCGATCGCGCTGTCCGGTGCGATCGGCAACGGCAAGGCGATCCGCGCCGCGCGCATTCTCGGCGCCGACTTCGCCTATATCGGCTCCGCCTTCATCGCGACCAAGGAAGCCAATGCAGTCGAGAACTACAAGGAGATGATCGCGGGCGCGACGGCCGACGACATCGTCTATTCCAACCTCTTCACCGGCGTGCATGGCAACTATCTGAAGCCGTCGATTCTGGCCGCCGGCATGGATCCGGAAAACCTGCCGACGTCCGATCCTTCCAAGATGAATTTCGGCACCGACGCCTCTGGCGAGCGCGCCAAGCCGAAGGCCTGGAAGGAGATCTGGGGCTCAGGCCAAGGCATCGGCAGCGTGGAGAAGGTCATGCCCGCAGCCGAGCTGATCGCGCGCTTCAAGAAGGAATACGACGAGGCGATCGATCCGCCGCTGTGA
- a CDS encoding aspartate ammonia-lyase, which produces MSRTEQDFLGQREIADDIYYGVQTIRGKENFHITGIPMSQEPYFVKALGYVKKAAAMANRDLDAVDAKVADAIILGCDRVIAGDMMDQFVTDFIQGGAGTSTNMNANEVIANLALESLGFAKGDYQHVSPNDHVNYGQSTNDTYPTAFRLALILRLESYMTALRQLQEAFFTKGREFDRVLKMGRTHLQDAVPMSLGAEFRGWGTTMGEEVDRISEARALLREINLGATAIGTSVTAAAGYPKLAVRHLSALTGVDFVLAGDLVEATSDTGAYVQLSGVLKRTASKLTKICNDIRLLASGPRAGFNEINLPQLQPGSSIMPGKVNPVIPEVVNQTSFLVIGLDTTVTLAASAGQLQLNVMEPVISFALFFSIRTMERAVNSLRENCVLGITANEEHTRNMVLNSLGIVTVLKPLLGYKQCAEIAREGYKSGKSLHQIVVVERKLLTQEKWDEMFSFERLINPDFIA; this is translated from the coding sequence GACGACATCTACTACGGTGTCCAGACCATCCGCGGGAAGGAGAACTTCCACATCACCGGCATTCCGATGAGCCAGGAGCCTTACTTCGTGAAGGCGCTTGGCTACGTCAAAAAGGCCGCAGCCATGGCCAACCGCGACCTCGACGCGGTCGACGCCAAGGTCGCCGACGCGATCATCCTGGGCTGCGATCGCGTCATCGCCGGCGACATGATGGATCAGTTCGTCACCGACTTCATCCAGGGCGGCGCCGGCACCTCGACCAACATGAACGCCAACGAGGTGATCGCCAATCTCGCGCTGGAGTCGCTCGGCTTCGCCAAGGGCGACTACCAGCACGTCAGCCCCAACGATCACGTCAATTACGGCCAGTCGACCAACGATACCTATCCGACCGCCTTCCGCCTTGCGCTGATCCTGCGGCTCGAGAGCTACATGACCGCGCTGCGTCAGCTCCAGGAGGCCTTCTTCACCAAGGGCCGCGAATTCGACCGCGTGCTGAAGATGGGCCGCACCCATTTGCAGGACGCCGTGCCGATGTCGCTCGGCGCCGAATTCCGCGGCTGGGGCACCACGATGGGCGAGGAAGTCGACCGCATCTCCGAGGCGCGTGCCCTCTTGCGCGAGATCAATCTCGGCGCCACCGCGATCGGCACTTCCGTCACCGCGGCGGCGGGCTATCCCAAGCTCGCGGTCCGGCACCTGAGCGCGCTCACTGGCGTCGACTTCGTGCTCGCCGGCGATCTCGTCGAGGCGACGTCGGACACGGGTGCCTATGTGCAATTGTCCGGCGTGCTCAAGCGCACCGCGAGCAAGCTCACCAAGATCTGCAACGACATTCGCCTGCTCGCCTCGGGCCCGCGCGCCGGCTTCAACGAGATCAACCTGCCGCAGCTCCAGCCAGGCTCCTCGATCATGCCGGGCAAGGTCAATCCGGTGATCCCCGAGGTCGTCAACCAGACCAGCTTCCTCGTCATCGGGCTCGACACCACGGTGACGCTTGCCGCTTCCGCCGGCCAGCTCCAGCTCAACGTGATGGAGCCGGTGATCTCATTCGCGCTGTTCTTCTCGATCCGCACCATGGAGCGGGCGGTCAACAGCCTGCGCGAGAACTGCGTGCTCGGCATTACCGCCAACGAGGAGCACACCCGCAACATGGTGCTCAACTCGCTCGGCATCGTCACCGTGCTGAAGCCGCTGCTCGGCTACAAGCAATGCGCCGAGATCGCGCGCGAAGGCTACAAGAGCGGCAAGTCGCTGCACCAGATCGTGGTGGTCGAGCGCAAGCTACTAACGCAGGAGAAATGGGACGAGATGTTCTCGTTCGAGCGGCTGATCAATCCTGATTTTATTGCGTGA